GCAGCGAGGAGGACGGTTTGATAAAAAGCACCGGCTCATCGGGTTCCTTTGTTGCTGACTGTGATTCCTTAACATGCTCGCGATAGTTTAGTCCGACACAGACAATCTTAGTCGGCTCCACCGGCGACAGGAGTTTAACTTCTGACGGCTGAAAATAGGCTCCGGAGCGGTCCGTTCCCATAGCCGGGTTTCCATTCAGACCGGCGATTCGTCCCTCTTCGAATATCCCCCATTTAATTCCCTCGGTAGTCTCAAATCTGATATATCGTTCCATTTAATCTTTCTGAAGCTCCTTAATATGCTGGTACAGTGAAACAGTATTCCCCTGCGGGCTGTAGCCGCCTTCGAACAGGGAGAAAATCTTCCCCCCGCAATATTCATTCGCCAACGAAACCAGACGATTTGTCATCAGACCAAACCCTTCCGCTGTTACGCGCATGCCTCCCAGCGGGTCCTCTGTATGCGCGTCAAATCCGGAGGTTATTATAATCAATTCCGGACGGTATTCAATCAGTCTGGGGGTGATTCTTTTCGTGAATTCCCCCAGATATATTTCATCATCAGAACCGGCCGGGAGCGGTATATTCAAAGTATAATTCAGTCCTTTTCCTTCCCCTTTTTCGGCCGAGGCGCCGGAGCCGGGATAGAATGGGAACCGGTGCAGCGACACAAAGAGGACATCATCCCGACCGTAAAAAGTATGCTGCGTGCCGTTGCCATGATGCACATCCCAGTCAATGATAGCGACCCTCTTCAGACCGAACTCAACTATCGCCGTTTCCGCGGCCACAGCGGTGTTATTGATAATACAGAATCCCATGCCAAAATTTTGCTCGGCGTGATGTCCCGGGGGACGACCGGCAAGGAAAATCCGCTTCTCTTTACCCGTCAATATCTCTCTGACCGCCCAGACCGCTGCCGCCGCCGTCCCCAAGGCAGCCCGATAGGACCCGGGCGTGACATAAGTATCACCGTCAAGAAATCC
This region of Candidatus Zixiibacteriota bacterium genomic DNA includes:
- a CDS encoding histone deacetylase, giving the protein MYMLIGLIPLIQDELHEPEYGHPENSARMKIPLDFLLASDLKAKLKILKPEEVEISDILHRIHNPNYLRQVETVADSGGGFLDGDTYVTPGSYRAALGTAAAAVWAVREILTGKEKRIFLAGRPPGHHAEQNFGMGFCIINNTAVAAETAIVEFGLKRVAIIDWDVHHGNGTQHTFYGRDDVLFVSLHRFPFYPGSGASAEKGEGKGLNYTLNIPLPAGSDDEIYLGEFTKRITPRLIEYRPELIIITSGFDAHTEDPLGGMRVTAEGFGLMTNRLVSLANEYCGGKIFSLFEGGYSPQGNTVSLYQHIKELQKD